Genomic segment of uncultured Tolumonas sp.:
CCACTTTCGGTGTTTTCATGCACCATCTTGATAAACAGCAACTGAACCAGCTCTGAGACATAATCGGAATAATTAATGCCGTCGTCTTTTAATACGTCACACAGGTTCCAGAGTTTCTGAACGATATCGTTGTTAGTCATGGTTTTCTCGAATGTTGGCATGCAGCGGCGCAGATGGCCGCTATTGTATGCCGGAAATGGTGTAATTCTGCTTTATTTGCAATGCGTGCAAATTAGTTGGCGAATTAAACAGCAATGCTTAACTGGCTTGCCACAAATAGGTGTTTAACTCGTCAATGACGATATCAAGCTGATTGTTGAGTAACTTGTTCATACCTTTTACGCCGCCGGTGTTGGCAAACACATCATTAATAAACAGGCTGTCGATAACCACTTCATGGGTGAGTTGTTTGGCTAAACGATCAAGCCATTTTCGTTGTGGCGGTGTCCAGTTGTGGGCGGCATAGATTTTTGTCATCGCATTGGCAACGCGCTGTTCAAACGATAACAGCGGTTCACCCAATGCCGCCCGACGAATATGGCCGATAATGCTGGCGGCAATATCCTGGTTGGTTTGCTGACGCCATGCGGTTTGCAGTTTGGCTTCACTAAAACCCGCGCCATCTAACAGCAGTTTGATTTCACGAAGCTGTTCGCGGGTGAGATCGCGCGGTTTATTGACCACCACCGCTAATGCTGCCGATTGGTTGATCTGGTTTTGCACAAAATCGCTGAAGCTATCGAGATAATCTTCGGGTTTAGCATAAGCACCGTAAGTTTGTTCCCGCACCAGAAATTCATCTTCATGATGTGAAATAACCGGATAACGATCAGAACCAATCAGCTGGCTGATCTCATCCAGTTGATTCAATAAATTGCCGTGTTGTTGAATAAACTGTGCGGTCTGTTTCGGGCCAATGGCGTGAAAGTGTTGGTGTAATTTCTCGGGTTCAACGCCCCAGATCGACGCCATTTCACGCAGTTTTTCCCGCACAGCTGGTTTTGATTCGGCTTTGTTTTTGGCTTTGCGCAAAATACGCATTACTTTCTGGCTGAACTGGTTGAGCACATCATCGGCATGAGAGGAATCGGGTTGTTCTCCTTTGGTATTCAGCGCGTTTTCCAATAACTCAGGGGTCGTCAGTTCGTTGGCCAATTGTTCCAGCGTGATATTCGGGTCTTTCACTAACGGTTTCATGGTGGTGACATCTTGCAACGTGGCATAGATATCAACCGGATCATAAATCTTGAACACGGTTTTGCCGATATCATCGCAACGGCGGGTGGCACGGCCAATCATCTGTTCATAGAGAATGCGAGAGCGCACGCGACGCATAAACACCAGATGCGCAATCGCGGGTACATCAATGCCGGTGGTTAACAAATCGACGGTAATCGCGACATTGGGGTATTGTTCGTTTTTATAACGACGAATGAGTTTATCGACTTGATCGCTCTTGCCGGTAATTTTTTCAACTGCCGCTTCGTTATAAGATTCACCATATATGTCTTTGAATGCTTCGCTCAACAGGCGTTTAACCATATCGGCATGGTTGTCAGTGGCGCAGAAAATCATGGTTTTTTCTGGGCCGAATGGATCAAGCTCATTCGCGAGTTGTTCGCAGATCACGCGATTGAAGTCGCTGTTGATCACTTGTTTGTTAAATTGACTAACATCAAAGCTCAGTTCATCATCCAGGTCGCTGGTTTCAATTTCCCCCGTCAGGGTGTTGATGACTTCAACTTGTTCACCTTTGACGAATTTTATGCCTTTCTGACTCAGTAATGTGCCATAACGGATCGGCGGTTCATGGTCGATCAACCAGTCGTCAGCAACCGCTTCACGGTAGGAATAGGTATAAACCGGTTTGCCAAAGATCTCGGTGGTGTGTTTGGCGGGTGTTGCCGTTAAACCGATTTTGACAGCATCAAAATAATCAATCACCCGACGATAAGCCGACAGATATTGCGCAGCATCGCGGGTGGCCAGTTCGCCATCGGTCATCTCTTGATCGAGCGTATAACCACGGTGCGCTTCATCGACAATGATGCAATCGTAGCTATCGAGCGGCAATGGTGTATCGCTGGCAAAAATTCGACTGACCATCGCTTGCACGGTTGCCACCTGAATACGGGTTTCCGCCGCAGGCGTCATATCGCCTAATTCCGCGATAATATAGTTATTGAATAAGGTGTGGCCCTGTTCAAGCGGCATCTCTTTAAATGCGTCGAGTGATTGATCGCCCAAGGCGGTGCGATCGACTAAAAACAGAATGCGTTTAAAACGCTCTGTTTTTAAGAACCGATACATCAAGCCAATAATGGTGCGGGTTTTACCAGTGCCGGTCGCCATGGCGAGCAGACAGTTGCGCTGGTTATTGGCTAAGGCAACTTCCACCGCTTGAATGGCTTTCTGTTGATATTCTCGTAGTTTGAGATAACCAAAACCCTCTTGCTTTAGTTTAGCTTCGGCGGCTTCACGCTGGCGTTTTAGTTTATCGAGCAGCCCTTCCGGGGTATGAAATTTACTGAGTGCATGCGCCAGATTGGAAGGATGACGCACATCGCGAAACCAGATCCCTGATTTTTCAGCTAGTTGTGGCACATATTCACGGCCATTGCAGGAATAGACAAACGGTAACTGATAGCTGCCGCCATGTTGATCATCCCACGGTTTAGTGCGGCCTTCCAACGTCCACGGTGCAATCAGAGGCGTAGCGATATTAAAGTCATAAGCATAACGTTCTGCTTGTTTGATTTTGCCAGAGACATCGACGTTCTCTTTTTTCGCTTCGACAGCGGCAACGGGCGTTAAACCGATAAATAGCAGATAGTCGGCACGGCCTTTTTTACCATTCATATGTGTTGGGCATTCTGCAATGGCTCGGTTATGACCTTTTTCAGGGCGTGCCCCTTTGCGCCAATCGAGCTGTTCGGTGTCAACTTCCCAGCCCGCTTCGCGCAGTTGTTCATCGATAAGAATGCGGGTGAGTTCTTCATTTAACGAAAAGGATTTTGATGCGCTGGCAGTTTTCTTCACGACAGCATCACGTTGTTGCTGCAACGTTTTGCGGGTGGCGTCAGACTCTTCCTGCCACGCTTTATTCAAATCAGCCAGTCGCTTCTCGAAGGCTGCTTGCTGGGCTTTTAAAGCTGCTTCATGCGCTTTGGCTTGCTGGCTAAATTGATTGGCTTCCGTTTCCATCTGATAAGCCAGAGTTGCGTATTCTTCTTTTTCTTTACTCAGCAAATCGGTGAGTTGATGATTTGATTCAACCTGTTGATTTGCTTCGCTCAGTTTGGTTCTTAGCTCTGCGATCTGTGTTTGTAAGTCGCGCAAGTGCTGGCTTGGATCGGAAGGCGGAATAAACGGTCCTGCTTTGAAGCTGGTTCCTGATTTACCCATGGCATGGTGATACCAAACGGCTAAACTGCGACCGAGTTTCAGCCCTTCTAATGCTTCTTTATGTTGTGTACGAAATTGGTGTGCCGCTTTGTTGCCTGCAATGCGTAAAGCATGGAAAACATTTCGAATATCGAGATCGAGAGATAGCTCTCGGCTAACTTGATAGAGCAGATCGCTTTGCGAAACCCGTTCATCAAAAGTGATGCCGCAGCGCGTTGCCAGATCTTGCGCTATCGCTTCACCAAATTGCCGCATTTTGATTAAGGTCGTGTTGGGGTCGCGAACAAAGGCTTGTTCAGCACTATTTGCCAGCACAAAGAACAGTGGGTCGTGTTCTTTTAAGAAACCAAAGTTACTGTTTTCACTGTTGTTTGGCGTTGATTGCGGCATTCCTTCCCCATACATCTGACAGGTATATACACTTAGCCGTAGAATGACAAAAGAAGCGTCATTTGTGAATGATTTTGCGCAGGTTTAGGTATGTTTTGATTGATGATTATGTTGTTCATGAAAACTTTTGGGTTTGTTGTTTATCCGTTAATACAAATGAAAATGCAAATATCAATGCGTCCTAGAAAGTAGAATAAAGAAGCGCTTCTGTTAAGGATTTACTGATATCCATTTTTACATCTGAACGATGTTAGTTCGTTTTATGCGTTATGGGTTAACTACAATTACTGAAAAAATTGCAAATAAAATATTTCAGTAAGGTGTGCCTAGCGTAGTTATTGGAGGATTACGAGATTATGGATAACCAATTAATTTATAATAAGTTTTAAAAATTCAATAGGTTTATGCATTAAGCCGAATAAAAAATAAGAGAGAGGTTTCGTTATATTTTGTTTTCATAACAAACATGTATTTTTATGAAAACAAAATATAACGAAAATTGTAGAATATTGATCTGTCTCATTGACTAAAATTTAAAACCAAAAAACTGGACTCATATGGGTTTATATTTTCGACAATATTGAATTAATATAGCAATAATTAATTAATTTTACAATGGGTATGCAGCATCTATCCAACTAGCCTTAGTGATGACAAACGAATAAAAACTATCTAACCTGTTTTCATGCATTTAATAAAAAGGTGAAAAGGATGAAATAATAAAATGGGTGTTAGATTCTTGGATAGAATGTCAAGAGTTAAACCCTCAATCTCATTTCACTCACATAAAATGCAACGGACTATGTATGCGGAAAGTAGGAATGAACTTGCCTATTTATATAAACTGGAATTTGATGAAACAGTTTTATGCTACATAACACAACCACAGACATTTCAATATGAGTTTGAAGGGAAAAAGAGAGTTTATACACCGGACTATCTAATTAATTATATCGACGGTACATATAGATTTATTGATACAAAAGTCGATGCAGATAAAAGCAATCCGATTTTGTTGAAAAAGTTTTATATTTTAGAGCGACACTTTAAATATAAGTTAAAAGTGCCACTTTCGTTAGCATTTAATGGCGATTTCAACAAGGGTTTTTCTGTAAGAAATCTAAAATTCTTATATGGATACCTAATGTTGGCAAAACCTGATACGGAATTTAAAATTTTGAGTGAAAAAATATGTGTAAAGGCGATTAAATATGGAGACCTAATATCAATATGCAAAGATCTTGGTTTTGATGAATGCATTCCTGCATCTCTTATTGCACATTCATATTACAAATTCAATATTGAAAAAGAATTCATAAGCCATGACACGGAGGTTGTCCGTATATGATAAACAATTCATTCCGCTGCGATCAGGTTTTATTGATAGACCTGAGACCTGGAAAGATCATAAATACAAACAGTAATTGTTGCTATATAGAGTTTGAAGATTCAGCTATTGTTCGATATGAGTTAGACGAATTGTTGACGTTGTTTAAAAATGGCAAGTTAATCTTTGCTAAAGAAAGCGCCCCTTCATCATCTATAAATATCCTAGGCGACACCAAAAATAAAGCTCTAGCAAGGCAAGAGGCGTATGTAAGTGCCTTGAAATGGAAAGATAAACCAGGTTCCAGAAACACAATTCGTTCCGTAATTGATTCGGTAAGTATGGAGTTAAAAGATCTTAATCCGCCTTCCGTAAGCGCGGTTAATAATTGGTACAGGAAATACTGCTTAAGTGGTAATTCAATGTCAGTACTAATTAAGCTGAAAGAAAAAAGCAGGCAAAAACGCATAAAACCAGAAATAATCAATTTAATATTTGAAACGTTAGATAAGTATTATTTAGATAATAAAGCAAATACGCGACGTGCAGTTTCGCATAGACTTTTTGTCGCTGAGTACAAAAAAAGAGGCTACGATCCATCAGAAATGCCTGCTCGTTCAACTTATTATGAATATGCCAAGCAATTAGAACCAATTAAAGTATTAAAAGCTAAATTAGGCAGTATTGGAGCAAGAAAAGCTCTTAGATTATGTAAGGATAAACATAATGCTGATTTTTTATTGGAGCAAGTTCAGTTTGATTCGGTAAAGGTCAGTATAGTAATTATTGATAAAGATGGTAACGTGATTGGTTCTCCTCAGATTTATCTAATGATAGATGTTTATTCTAGATTAATTACTGGTTTTTCAATTACATATGGTGAGAAAGGTGAGACTGTATCTGCAATAATTGAATGCTTAAAACATAGTATGCTACCTAAATCTAGAGATAGATATCCATATTTAAGAAATGAATGGCCTGCATTCGGAATCCCAACTAATCTTGTTATTGATGGCGGTGGTGCGTTTAATTCAGGCATTATTACATCATTGCTTAATGATCAAAATATAACTCGACTGACGACAGAAACTAGGCAGCCATGGAAAAAACCACATATTGAATCATTTAATAATACAATTAAAGTAATGCTCTTGGAGACATTGCCAGGTTATGTCGCCAAGTATAGAGAAAATAAGAGTCAGGAATATGATAAAAATGATCTGGCGTGTTTGTATGAGGATGAATTCGAGCAATTGGTTGTTAGTTACATTTGTGATGAATATCATATAAAGCCACATGATGATCTGAAGAAAGAAACTCCATTATCTATGTGGCATAAAGGTACATATTTAGCTCCACCTAGACTGCCGCCTCATATTTCAGATATTGAAAAATTTGCTGGTGTAATGCGGAAGTGTACGATTAGTGATCACAAAGGTATTAAAATTAACTCGCAAAGATACAATAATGAACAACTAAAAGATTTGTATCTTGTTATGTCGCAGCATGGAGATAAAAAGAACAAAGTAGATGTTATGTACAATGAATTTGACATATCCAGGATAACAGTTATCAGCCCTTATGACAGCTCCTGGTTTTTTGTTTCATGTGTTGATAGATCTATTGCTCCAAATACTAGATTAAAAAAACACAAGCAAAGAAACCTGGCGATTCATGCAGAAATGCCAACACCAATTATTTTTGATAATCCAATAATAGCTACTGCTAAGCAACGGCAAAAAACACGAATGAATAGTAACCATAAAATAAAGCGAAGATCGATTAATCCAAGAGATGATACCGCACTGACACCTGATGAATTAAATGAAATGATTTCTTCAGAGCAGCAACGGCAATCTAAGAACTTTAATTTTAAAGAGTTCTTAGGAGAAGATGATCCATCTTTTCACGATAATAACAATATTGATTTTAATGACTTAAGTGGCTTTGATATTGAATAGCTTTATGATGTCGTATTTATTTGTACTTGAAGCAACTATACATGTTTTATGTTGAGGCATAATAATGAATTTGCAATCTTTAAGAAAAAAAGAAACTGATGAGTATATTTCAAGAGTCATCATGCACCCACGGGCTAAAGATGTATTAATGGCTATGGGGAGATGTTATAAAACATCTGGTAATTTACCAAAAGGTTTTTTGTTGACAGGCCCAAGTGGTGCTGGAAAAACCACTCTCATCCAGCATTTTATTGACAAAAATTTAGAAACAGAATTATCCAAGTTCATCTTAAAAGTTGATCTAACATCTGATGCAACAATAAGATCAACAATGATGACAATTTTAAAAGAATTAGGTTGCCCCGCTCCTGATAAAGGAACAAAGGGATCTATGAGGACCCGAATTTTTCGATTGTTGCATGAACACGGTACAAGAATGATTATTTTTGATGAATGTCATCATTTGCTAGAGAATCAACCACGTGCAACTCAGGATGTAATTAATTTCATAAAAGGGTTTATGAATGAATCAAATATTCCTGTCATGCTAGTTGGTTTGCCTCAAGCCGATAGAATTGTTGAAAGTGACATTCAGTTAAAAAGCAGATTCTCAGCGACTAAGAAACTTACTCTTTTTTCGATTAGAGATGAGAATGAAGTTAAATACTTTGCTTCCTTTATGTTGAGCATTCAGTCGATATTACCGATCCCAACAATTAATTTATATGATGAAACAATGCTACTCAGATTTTTTGCGGCAACTGGTGGTAGCATTCGAACCATTTCCTCTATTTTAGTTGAACTGATTGAGAATGTGGCTCCAGAAAAAGCAACATTAGAACATTTAGCAATTGCATATTCATATGCAGTCTCTGAGGTAATTTCGGATAGTAAAAATCCATTTTTATGCTCAATGTCTGAGTTAAGAAAATTAGTTTCAGGAGGGAATGGATGAAAAACGATGTTTTATTCGCTATTAAAGTATTACCAAAAATTGGCGAAAGCTACATGAGTTTTTTAGTTCGAGTCGCACTGCGCAATGGCTGGTCTTCTGTGAATGAGGCTCTTTCTGTGGTTAAAATTATGCCAATAAAGAGCCACAGTCATTTCATTCGAGCTATTCCCGCACTCAACATTGCCCTAAAAATTCATGATGGGTCGCTTATTGATGCTTTCACTGGTGGTTTTTCGCACCATTATTACGATAGTGCCCGCAGCATTCGCAATATCGAAATTGCTTCTGTACGTCTTTGTCCTGAGTGTACAAAAAATAATGGTGTATTAGATGTAACGTGGAATCTTTTGCCCGTCACACATTGCCAAGAGCATCGCAGGGCTTTGATTGATACATGCCCTATCTGCAATAAATCGTTAACTTGGCATGCAATGGTTGGTGTGAAGTGTGGTTTTTGTAATTTTGAATGGTTGAATGCAGAGGTAGTTCATGAAGATACCCCTGAATACCAACGTGAGTTTTTAAGCAGCCAGACAAATGTAACATCGTGGCTAAGGCGTTTTACAGATGCTCTTCTAGTGGTTTTACGTCCATTTGATAACCTAATGATTTCATTGGAACGCGTACCTGAAATACCGAGACTAAATGAATATATCAGAGCAGCTTATGAGTTGTTAACCGATCAAGCCACACAAATCATTTTTGCAAAAAATGTGTGCCAAACTCGTTGTACTTTGATCGCGGTTAGCTCGAAGGCAGTGCAATTGCCCCTTGCTCGGCTAGAAATGGAAACTTTCAGAGTAGGCGATTTAGTGTTGGAACAAAATGATAAACCAATGCTGCCTGAGGTAGATTCTGTTATCCCATTGAAACGTAAAAAACTAGTAAGTTGTGGAATGACCGCATCAGATTTGAACGATCACGTTAATGCCGACCAGATAATATCTGTATTTGGTATTAGTAAACAAACATTAGGAATGCTTGTCGAGGCGAACGTAATCAATCCCGTTAACAGAACCGCAGTTACACGAGATTTGCTATTCCTGCTCTCTAGCATCGCAACTATCTTTTCAAAAATACCTACTTTTAGTGACCACAGGCTATTACCGCATGAATCAATTTCGATGGAAGCTGCCAGTCGGTTATCAACAGTTTATGGTGGTAATACTGATCTTCTCAAATTTTGGGCTATATCCGGGAAAATTATAGCCTATCGATTAAAGGACTCGCCAGATGAATTGGGTTCCATATGGGTGGATATGAATTCATTGAAGGTTGAACTGGATGCATATCTTGATGATTTATTGAATGGTGATTTGGCTATTGCTCTCGTAGCAAAAATTTTGAATATCCATATCAATACCGTTGAAGAGTTGGTTGAATTAGGTTTATTAGCTAGATCCAAATGGTATCGATATGGTGAAAAATTAGCAGGAACATCTCTTCGAATTTTTATGTCTCAACATTTTTGCTTAGATCGCTGGGGGAAGCTGAATTTTGAGTCTATATCAAGACTGCAAAATATATTAAATAAAAATAATTTTTTGGAAATACCGCTATCAAAGAAAAAGCGTGGATCTATTTATCCTGACAAGTGCATTATTGAGTCGATGCTTAATAAATCACAAAAAAAGAAGGTATAAAATGAAGGGAAAGTGAATTTTTAAAAAAAAGTAATTTTTTATCTATTTGTGAACAAACTCTTTTTTCTTTCCTTGCTTCGCAAGAATTAAACCATAAATGATTTTTTATCACTAATTGGCTTTTTCTTTTAACTTATATAACTAATTTTATCATATTTTTTAGTTAAAAATCAAGTGTTTGACAAAATAAATTCGGTTGTTATGTTTTTGATTATTATCTTAATTATAAGGGTTATATATGAACGTATCGGTGTTAGTCATTACGCAAAAAGGTGTTTTAATTTTAGTTGATCATAAGCAATATATGTTCTACTTCGATAAGTTTCCTGAATTATCAAAATCCCCTGCTCTATCGTTGTTTAATATTAGCTATGTGTGGCCAGATATTATTTTATTTGACGATATTGATATAAAAATTGCTATATCTGAAAGTGTTTGTACAGCTTAGCATGATGTTTTTCTGACATTGTTACTTCAACAAGAGCCCGTGTTCAGTCATGCAAAAATGAGACATGGATGTTTGGCGTTATTTGAATCCTTATTGGCTTTTATCTGACACGGTTTCCTGAATTTTTAGGTACGAATTGTTTTGTGAAGACAGTATGTTGATAATTTTTTAATCATACATGTCTGTAATTTAGGATAAATCTTATAAAAACTGATCTTAATCAATTGTAAGCATTTGAACCCTAACATTTATGAGGTAGTTTAAACTGTTGTATCTAACAGTGGTATGCGATGATTTCAGCAGTTCAGAAACATGATTAAGCAAAAAAATCGTTTCATGTTAATTGCTGGTTTGATAATCCGACTGTTATGTATCAAAAATCAATTTTGCAGCCCGCATTTAACAAAGATAGAACTATAAAAGCATATGGACTCATTGAAACGAAAACTGGAAATCAGCCGCCTAGAACTGTTAGATATGGGATTACGTGGCAATACATTGCTTCATTTTCGTTCATCGACAACTAGTCTGGAAGTTGTTGATGAACATGCGGTAGAAATTTTCAGAATTTTAGTATCAGAACTGAAAGCAATGACGTTTATTCCTATTCCTAAGGAATTAGTAGACAAAAATGACAAACCAGAACATCACTCATTATTAGACGATTTGGAGGTCATGTATGGTGATGGACGTCATACAGATACCCGTCTCCAAACAAAACTAAGCGCTGATGCATTAGACAAAAAATTACTCAAAATTAGCACTGAGGCAGAAAGTTATTACCAAGAACAAGGCGTAGATATTCTCTATTTAGCTCTAGGGTTTTTGACATGGTTTGAAGACCCTAATTCAGATAAGCCTCGAAAAGCACCGCTGATACTTGTACCTGTATCTCTTGTACGCGGTAATGCCAAAGAGAATTACAAGGTAACATATACCCAAGCAGATTTAAGTTCCAATCTGACTTTATCTGCTAAGTTGAAGATGGATTTTCAAGTTTCTTTACCATCATTTAGTGATGATTTTGATGTCAATTCTTATATTGATGATGTTGCTGAATGTATAAAAAATCAGCCCCGATGGCGCGTAAATAAAGATGAAATTGCATTGGGGTTCTTTTCATTCGGCAAATTTCAAATGTACCAAGATTTGGACCCTGATAATTGGCCGGAGGATAAAAAACCCCATAACCATAAAGTTTTTCAGCACCTACTCGGCAATGGATTTTGTGATTCAGAAAATAATTTTTCGCCATCTCGTAATGTAAGTTCTTCATCATTAGATCAAGATTTAACAAAATTAAATTTTGTTAAAGATGCGGACTCCAGTCAGACGGAAGCGGTCATTGCTGTCAAACAAGGTCATGACTTAGTAATTCAAGGACCACCTGGTACTGGTAAATCACAAACGATTACCAATATCATTGCTGAATCGCTTGCAGATGGTAAAACGGTACTCTTTGTTGCAGAAAAAATGGCTGCATTAGAGGTTGTTAAACGACGGTTAGATGAAAGTTATTTAGGTGATGCCGTTCTTGAACTTCATAGCCATAAAAGTAACAAACGTGCTGTTCTCGATGAATTAAAAAGAACCTTAGAACTTGGTTCTCCTGTATTAGAAGATCGAACAAATGAGAAATTGCGTCACGCAAATCTCCGAGAACAACTTGACGCATATTGCTCTCAGGTCAACACCCCCATCCTGACATCGGAAACAACTTACATTGATGCGTTGGGTTGTCAGCTCAAGCTACAACAAGAAGCCGATGGTTTTGTGCTGCCGGAACTCGATTTCTCTACATTTCGTCACTGGGACAATAATGCTTTTCTTGCTGCCTGCGGGCATGTTCGTGAGATGGTTGAGCATCTTAAAGTAATGGGGGTTCCGTCTCAGAATCCATTCTCATTGTCTACTCTAGATTATTTTTCTCCTGTTGAGCAAAACCATGTAATTAATCATCTTATTCAAGCGCAAAAATTATTAGCTGAATTACGGACTTTAGGTGATCAATTTTCAGTTGAGATGCTATTAAAAACACCAGAAACCATTACTGAAATTGACTCTATATGTAGAGCAGCCAAAAGAGCATTAGAGGCACCTCATGTTCAGGGATTGAAGCTGACCACTGATGATTGGCAACAACGTCGAGATCAAATTAAAGACCTTATCGATGCTGGCATAGGAATGACTGATATTCAGGCACAGCATGGTGATAAGTTTATTGATCAAGCATGGCAAGCAGATATGCTGAAAACCCGCCAAGTTTGGGCAACTACTGGCCGTAAGTGGTGGCGTTTTATATCCGGCGAATTCCGACAAGCCAAACAGCATCTGCAAGGTGTTTTGAAAGCAGAACTTCCTACTTCAGTACAAGACTGTGTATCAATGCTTGATGGTATTCTGAAATACCAAACATTGAACCAGAAATACAACAACTATGAACGTTTAGGTGAGAGTTTATTTGGAGCACAGTGGCAAGGTAAACGTAGTGAATGGAGTGTGCTTAAAACAATAAATAGTTGGGTTATTGAAGTTTATCAAGATGTTGGTAAAGGAGATATTCCGGAAGGATTATTAAAATTCATTGAAGGTGGCTCAGAGCTTAGTGGCTGGGAAAGTCGTTTGGATCATCTAAACGCATCAGCTGAGAAATTTGTTTCTCTGATTGATAATATTACTACTCGTTTGTCAGCCCAACTACCAGAGGTTGAGGAGCTGGAAACCTATCCCCTTGATAAGTTAGATGCATTGTTATCATGCTGGATCAATCAAATCGATAGCCTCTATTTGATGACTCGATATAACAATTTGCGGAAAAAATTATGTAATAATGAGTTGTCAGAAATTGATCAACTGTCATATACATGGGATCTTCCAGCAGAATTGCTGTTAGTTACATTAAAAAAATCTTGGTATGAAGGGTTAGTAAATCAAGCATATCGTCAAAACCAAGCACTGAAATTCTTTGATCGTGTAAGTCATGAAAATATCATTAATGAATTCAAAAGATTAGATCATGAATTATTCCATTATGCTCAAGAAGCCTTAGTATTGAAGCATTACCAGCGTCTACCTACTATTAATGCTGCCGGTGAGATGGCAATTATCCGTCGTGAGATGAATAAGAAACAACGCCATATTCCAATACGCAGACTTATAGTAGAAGCAGGTCATGCGATTCAACAAATAAAACCTGTATTCATGATGAGTCCAATGTCAGTTGCTACCTATTTAACTCAAGGGGCACTTGAATTTGATTTAGTCGTTTTCGACGAAGCCAGTCAGGTTAAAGTCGTTGATGCTATTGGTCCAATATTACGTGGCAAGCAAGTCGTTGTAGTCGGCGATACACGTCAAATGCCTCCAACTGATTTTTTTGGTAAGGCGCTCGAACTAGATGACGAAGATGCAGAGGAAAGTAATACTGCCGATATCGAAAGTATCTTGAGTATGTTTCTCTCCCAAGGCGCTCCAGAGACAATGCTCAAATGGCATTACCGCAGTCGTCATGATTCATTGATCAGTGTATCTAACCAAGAATTTTATGATGGACGCCTCATGATTTTCCCTAGCCCAGGGATAAATCCACACGCGAAAGGACTCAAATTTAATCATTTACCACATTCAGTATACG
This window contains:
- a CDS encoding DUF3320 domain-containing protein gives rise to the protein MKRKLEISRLELLDMGLRGNTLLHFRSSTTSLEVVDEHAVEIFRILVSELKAMTFIPIPKELVDKNDKPEHHSLLDDLEVMYGDGRHTDTRLQTKLSADALDKKLLKISTEAESYYQEQGVDILYLALGFLTWFEDPNSDKPRKAPLILVPVSLVRGNAKENYKVTYTQADLSSNLTLSAKLKMDFQVSLPSFSDDFDVNSYIDDVAECIKNQPRWRVNKDEIALGFFSFGKFQMYQDLDPDNWPEDKKPHNHKVFQHLLGNGFCDSENNFSPSRNVSSSSLDQDLTKLNFVKDADSSQTEAVIAVKQGHDLVIQGPPGTGKSQTITNIIAESLADGKTVLFVAEKMAALEVVKRRLDESYLGDAVLELHSHKSNKRAVLDELKRTLELGSPVLEDRTNEKLRHANLREQLDAYCSQVNTPILTSETTYIDALGCQLKLQQEADGFVLPELDFSTFRHWDNNAFLAACGHVREMVEHLKVMGVPSQNPFSLSTLDYFSPVEQNHVINHLIQAQKLLAELRTLGDQFSVEMLLKTPETITEIDSICRAAKRALEAPHVQGLKLTTDDWQQRRDQIKDLIDAGIGMTDIQAQHGDKFIDQAWQADMLKTRQVWATTGRKWWRFISGEFRQAKQHLQGVLKAELPTSVQDCVSMLDGILKYQTLNQKYNNYERLGESLFGAQWQGKRSEWSVLKTINSWVIEVYQDVGKGDIPEGLLKFIEGGSELSGWESRLDHLNASAEKFVSLIDNITTRLSAQLPEVEELETYPLDKLDALLSCWINQIDSLYLMTRYNNLRKKLCNNELSEIDQLSYTWDLPAELLLVTLKKSWYEGLVNQAYRQNQALKFFDRVSHENIINEFKRLDHELFHYAQEALVLKHYQRLPTINAAGEMAIIRREMNKKQRHIPIRRLIVEAGHAIQQIKPVFMMSPMSVATYLTQGALEFDLVVFDEASQVKVVDAIGPILRGKQVVVVGDTRQMPPTDFFGKALELDDEDAEESNTADIESILSMFLSQGAPETMLKWHYRSRHDSLISVSNQEFYDGRLMIFPSPGINPHAKGLKFNHLPHSVYERGGSRTNPIEARAVADAVFEHVKKHPNQTLGVVAFSTAQRDCILLEVERLRREDPSCESFFSTNEQEGFFVKNLENVQGDERDVIFISIGYGRTATGNVTKSFGPLNRDGGERRLNVLITRARLAMTVFCNFTADDMNTQNDSPFGVRSLKNFLHFAQTGELNNRHETGKDTDSPFEDEVISAIKKLGYEVEPQVGSAGFYIDIGVKDPKKPGRYILAVECDGASYHSSANARDRDRLRQGVLEGLGWRFHRIWSTDWFRNAYKETERLKDAIEQSIYFYSELEENNKLKVTPAKDTAPKIPSKRIERNQLTEADSFNIDAYIIADGNLGIPLLTDIHELPLELVAKAIRKVIDIEGPVHTKEVAKRIAETAGFSKVGSRMLCHIEQAALYGYRNGFIHVENDFLFSDSSKPVKIRDRSNLPSTAKKIELVPKEEISEALIVAITSGFSLSEDEAISEALSMMGFQRSTAKAKDYVNTVLDQLIYNNILRNENNKLSLFQ